The window AGTTCAGGTGAGCTTTGAGTGCTGAAGGGCGTACGGGGAATAATGGTGAAGGTTGAGGGTTGAAAGGTGGAACATGTCAACATCATATACGATTGGCAAGGGACAACGTCACTGTAGCATTTGAGGTACTCAACCTGTCCAGTAGAAATTTCATCAGAGTTCATCAAAATTCAGAGGATGTACCTTTGTATTCTCTCGTGCTGCTATTAATGAGCTGATATTTTTGGAATTTTGAAAAACAGTCAATTAGCGGTCACTCAAACGGCTGTCACCCAAGATTAGGACTCATGAGATTGGCAGTAATATATTAGCTTGGCATGAGGACTAGTTAATGGATAAAACAGAGAGGAGGAATTAAAGGCTCCTTCCTGGGTTGGCAGCCTGTGACCATGAGCTACCAGGAGCAGTGTTAGGCTTTCAGGTACTGAGAATCTCGATCAATGACATAACCGAAAGGATAGTGCGGAATGTGTCCGAGTATGCTGCTGACAGGGAGGAAATTAATCAAAAAGGAGGATTGGAAGATGCAACAAAAAGTCTTATACAGATTAAAGAAATGGATAAGAACAGATGGTACACAATgaggtgtgaagtgattcactttggtagaaaAATAAAAGGCAGAATACTTTTTACACCATGAGGAACAGAAACCTGTTCACTTTCAGAGGGATCTCGATGTGCGTGTACGTGAATCATTGAACATGGGGTGTTGGGGGATGGAATCTTCAACGCTTAATATTTCTGTTCTCTTAGCTGCCACCCTTTCTCTCCAAATGCCAGCTGTATTTCTCTCACAAACCTCCTTGTTCCATAGCTTCACTCTTTGCTTTCGCCTAACATACAGAGCCcaaacccacccaccccctcttcCATTTGCAACAATGTGTTCTCCAGCTCTGTGGAAGTGCTTATCACTGGACTCTCCTGGTCACTGACATATCTGCAGGTCATCTTCTGCAACAGCCTTGCGCTATAGACTGAACAGGGTAGAATGTACGTTTAATGGCGTTTCATTTTCCTGACTTATATTTTGGTTTTTGATACTTATTTGCATATTTAGCCTAACTTTTGTCAAAATttgtaggagcaggaggaggccattcaaggcCAACTCAGGCCAGACAATAAGTATAATCCACAGTGAGAGCCACATCCCATGAGCAGTTAAACAGGAGGAAGTGGGCTAATCTCCTACTGCCCATGTTCGGCATTTTCTCCTCTCATTCCACAGCATCCTCACTCAAATGTTTTGATCATGCTGCCTGGGCCTTAAACTCCCCCAACCCAACATAGAATCATCCCAGTacagaaaggcccttcagcccattgagtctgcacaagCAATAACTATGACTAAGTgtgcactaatcccaatttcctacaGCTTGTCCCATATCATTGAAtgttcatacaatccctacagtgtggaatcaggccatttggcccattgagtccacatcatctcttcgaagagcatcccacctagactcatcccatccaatccctgtaaccctgtatttagccagacacaatggggcaatttagctaGACCAATccatctttggactctggaaggaaaccagagcagccagaggaaacccacacacacggggagaatgtgtaaactccacacagacagtccgaggctggaatcgaaccctggcactgtgaggcagtagtgctatccactgagccactgtgccaccccagacCCAGACCTTCCAGTCACTGGCTTTTCACTGTTTCCAGTTTTGCAATGATTGGAACACACTGCAATGTTTCCTTTTCAGAACCAAAGTGGAAGGAGTGAGAAAAAAGATCAAATGAATGAAATAAGATAAAGGAGGAGAATAGGAGAAGGAATGGAGCAGAAAGAGATAGAAGGTGAAAGAAATCTGTGTGGAGAGGGGGAGGATGAGAGTatgaaagaggaggagaatgtgaagagagagggagagatggagaagaacagagagtgaggggtgatggAAAGATGAACTGAGAgtaatgagagagggagagagggaggagtgtgaacagacaggggagagagtgatagtgtgaggagagagagaaataaacagagagtgagaagagggagagagtgaggaaaagaacaaggagagggtgagtgtgtgagaacaGAGGAGAAAGaggacagaggagagagagaaatgaacagAGCATAAGGAGAGGGAGCAGCAGATATTTGAGCCTCTGACAGGCTCCTTGTATAAACCAATTAAAATGTATTCTCTGACACTGTCAATCTGAGACTTCAAACTGCTGACTAATCTGGGGTTTGTCTGCAATGTTGTGAATGGTGTTTGGAAAATCTGGAAAGGAAGTGGAGTTGACGTGTCCTTGTTTCCATTTTTTGAGGTAATTGTAGGGAAGGACACAGGCGGAGCAGGTAAACGCAGCAGTGTGGTTTTGTAAAGCAGTGAGTGTGTGGAATCTAGGGCACAGCCATCGtcctgtatcttccagtaactcCCGCGCTCTACGCTACCTCTTTATTTATCTGTTCTGACTGAGCTTTCTTACAATTGATTTATCTTCTGTTGGAACTCGTCATTTTTGCTGTTGTCTCTTtggcagaatgtttcagagatatGTTTCTAGATTTCCTCCTTTTAGTAAAGCAGACTTTAAAACCAGTCTATTTCTGGTACTCTCCAATTCTTTTGCAAACAAGACACTCTTGCTTTAAAAATAATAGTCATAATTTGATCTGCTAAAGTGCCGGTGTAATTGAGTCTGTACTAATTGTAACAGGCACAGAATCCCATTAATCACCTCCCTGTTACCAGGGAAACCTGTGGAAATATCTATGGGTGCTTCTTGTGGTAGTGCAtagtgaaagagagagatggaaaaggaaaagaaatgggAGAGTGTGACATTGGCCAgggaggacagggagagagggacagtgtgacagtgtagagggagaagagggagagaggaagaacgtgacagggctgagggaggagAGGAAGTGTGTAATTGGActcagggaggacagagagagtgtgattgtGCCCAGGTAGGAGAGAGTAGTGGTTTTCAGAATTCATTTGGGATACAAATGCATGAATGCATCAGATTTTAACCCCTGTTGCCTGGGTATCTGTCACATTTTGGTGGATGTGATAagaatggtgtgtgtggtgtgacgGGTATGCTATATAGTTGGGGTAGAGAGATATAGTTCGTTCAATGGCTATAGTGGATGtggtatgttgtgtgtgtgtatctgcgtagGTGATTACTATGATTAAGGCAAGATGGAATTAAAATTAAATAGTGATACTTCTTTTGTCTTTCCAGATCCTTGTGCTTGCACTAGTTCATGGCTAATCCATGGGATTAGGGATTTGAGAAGTTCCTGGAACGTTTTTCAGAAAACTTCCATCCAGTCTTCTTCCCAAAGACTCATGATCATCACAGCAATGGGTTCAGTACGGGCCAACCAGTACAACATGGTGTCATCCGACAAAGATGGCGACAAACTCAGCATCTCATCAGCTGCCAACGAGCAGGATAATGGCAAGATCCAAACGCATCGTAAATGCCGCAACCGTTTTGTAAAGAAGAATGGTCAGTGTAACATCTACTTCAGCAACATGAGTGGCAAGTCAGAGAGGTACATGGCTGATATCTTTACAACCTGTGTGGACACTCGGTGGAGGTACATGCTCATGATCTTCTCcactgccttcctgatttcctggtTGGCCTTTGGTTTTGCATTCTGGTTCATTGCCATGATGCACGGAGACCTAGACAAGTCAAAGCATGAGGAAAACTTCAGACCATGCATCATGCAAGTTAATGGCTTTGTAGCAGCCTTTCTGTTTTCCATTGAGACACAGACTACCATTGGCTATGGCTTCCGTTGTGTCACTGAAGAATGCCCAGCTGCTGTTTTCATGGTTGTATTCCAATCCATCATTGGCTGCATTATTGACTCTTTTATGATTGGCACCATCATGGCAAAGATGGCACGGCCAAAGAAAAGGGCCCAAACTCTACTGTTCAGCCATAATGCTGTAATATCGATAAGAGATGGCAAATTATGTCTGATGTGGCGAGTGGGTAATCTCCGAAAAAGTCATATTGTGGAAGCTCATGTCAGGGCCCAGCTGATTAAACCTCATGTCACTACAGAAGGGGAGTATCTCCCTCTCGAACAAAAAGATCTTAACGTTGGTTATGATGTTGGATTTGATCGCATCTTTCTTGTGTCCCCGATAATTATAGTCCATGAAATTGATGAGGAGAGCCCTCTTTATGGGATTAGTAAGCAAGATTTGGAGACTGAAGATTTTGAAATTGTTGTCATCTTGGAGGGGATGGTGGAAGCCACAGCGATGACAACACAAGCACGAAGTTCTTACTTGGCTAATGAGATCCTTTGGAGCCATCGATTTGAGCCTGTGCTCTTTGAGGAAAAGAACCACTACAAAGTGGATTACTCACGGTTCCATAAGACTTACGAAGTGCCCACAACCCCTAGGTGCAGTGCCAAAGATCTGGTGAACAATTCCTTTTCGATGGTGCCAGGCAACAATTCCTTTTGTTATGAGAATGAGCTAGCACTGCTGAGTCGGGAAGAGGAGGATGAGGAACAGGCAAACCGCATCCTGGATGTGGACAACCAGTTCGAATTTGACCGGCTACAATCTACCATCCCATTGGACAGTCTCGCTTACCAAAGAGAGTCGGAAATTTAATCTCAAAGGTGCCATTACTGAGTTTAAAAAAGTCTTCGATGCTCTGcaggatttgaaataaaatacaggTCACTCATTGAACACTGTGACCTGCAGACACTGCCAATGCATCAAGGAGTTCGCTTCACAATCAATAATTCGAATGCAGGAAAAACGACAGGAAGGATTTGAGCTCAAGCTGTTCTTCGCTCTCCTGTCTGTTTGAATTCATTGTAATGAAAGACTCACAATATGAGGCAAGCATGCTCACTTTAAAAACACTGCAGAGAAGTTCTGTACattcattcctgttgactatcaCAGATAAAGTTTTAAAAGTCAGCCTCCAGTCAACTTTTCTGCAGTAAATAGATTGTTTGGATGAGATTAAAAACTTGCTTTcatcaaaaaacatttacaaaatGTTTGAAGGGTTCTTTTTCTCATCCTGCTTTGTAAATAATGTAGCCAAATGATATAGTCTTGGATGTTCATATTTAATCCGGGGAATTAATCTTTCCGAAACTAAAGCTGCTTAAAACCAATGGGAGTTGGTGCATTTATTCTCTGTGGAGGAACCACTAACATGAGCCATTGTTCTGATGTCTGGTGGAAGTGTCCAGCCCATCAACAACTCCTGCTTAAAGGATGCTCACACCTATTTCTTCAGCATTTCTAAAGCAATGGTATAGAAGTTCTGTTTAACATGTACTTCAGCTTGGGGGAATTCTGAAATTCTTTATCCGGTTCATGTTGTAGAATTAAATGTGGCTGAATCTGACTAGATTAAAGTATCAGTTACTGCTTCCTCAAAAGTCATCTTCCCCAAATCATAAAGCCATCCCAGAAACATTGTCGATTCGTTCCAAGTGCACATTTCAAACAACATTTAAGATCTCAATTTCTCTCCCATTTCCAACTGTTTCTAATGATATAGTTCTCATGATATATTTATATTTAATGACAAATATCCCTTCATAAACTACTAACAAACAGAAAGTTTGTTCAACATCTGCCAACTGTCAAAAACAGAAAGTTTTTTCACCCATACAGCAAAGTAATAACACAATGGAGGCCGTGATTCTATGGGCACGTCAGTAGCTTGATCTATCTGTGGAACAcctctcccagttttggcacaAATCCCTAGATTGAGCAAATTGCAGGGACAGTAAAGTAATACAAACAACTGTATTAGTCCTCATGGTGAGATCATGTGAGGAAGGGAGACTTTCCATTTGGGTTTTGCATCGTTACCCAATAGGCTACACTAGATTTAAATttcagaattcaaatttcaccatctactgtTATTAGATTGAATCCCTGTCACAGAATATTAGCCTGGGGCTGTGGaatattagtccagtgacattgccatcATCTCCATGTTCAAGTGCTATGCTGACCTTCCAAACCATCTATCATTGCATCTGCAACAGATGTATAGAATACCTAGACATGGCAGGAATAGGAATggagtagcacagtggctcagtggttagcactgctgcctcacagtgccagggacccgggtttgattcccagctTGGgttactgtcagtgtggagtttgcatattctccccatgtctgtgtgggtttccttcgggtgctccggtttcctccaacagtccaaagatgtgcaggttaggtgaattggctatgctaaattacaccatagtgttaggtacattagtcagggttaaatgggtctgggtggttgctcttcggagggtcggtgtgaactggttgggccaaagggcctttttccacactgtagggaatctaatctaaataaaataAGTCAATAAAtaaactttagtaaagccttcgaCAAGTTTGTGCATGATAgaataattagtaaagttagatcacgtaGGATTCAGGAtgagtttgccaattggatataaaattggctgatgggaggagacagagagtgatagtggagggttgtttttcagactgggaagcctgtgacaaatggtgttccacagggatcggtgctgagtccacttctgtttgtcatttatataactgattaaGATGAGAATAGagaaagcatgattagtaattttgcaaatgACGTCAGGATTGGTGTTATAGCAGACACTCtgaagaaggttatccaagattacaaagagaccttaaTCATttgggtcaataggctgaaaagtggcagatggaatttagtttggataaatgtgaggtattgaatTTTGGTAATACAAGAGCAGGGCTTATATAATTAAAAGTAGagctttgggtagtgttgtagatcaGAGAGGcccaggggttcaggtacataattatttgaaatttaTTGCTCAGAATTTGAAGCATAGGAGgtgggacattggtgaggcctctcctggagtattgtgtccagttctggtctccctgtcatgggaaggatattattaagctgaagagggttcagaagagattcaacaggatgttgccaggaatggagggttcaaggtatatggagaggctggataggctgggacctttttcactggagtgtacaaggttgagaagtgatcttaaagagatttataaaatcatgaggagcaaagATAAGTGaacggcaggtgtcttttccttaggatggggaatttcaagactggaggcataatttgaaggtgagaggataaagatttaaaaaagacctgggggcaattttttcacatagGGAGTGGTtcttgtgtgaaatgaacttacagaggaggtggtgaatgcaggtatactaacaatgtttaaaaagcatttagggtggcacaatggctcagtggttagcactcaggcgactgtctgtctggagtttgcacattctctccatgtctgcgtaggattcctccgggtgctccggtttcctcccacagtccgaaacaTGGGCAGGtcagatagattggccatgctaaattgcccatagtgttaggtgtgttagagggaaatgggtctgggaggttactcttcagagggttggtgtggacttgttgggcaaaagggcctgtttccacactaagtcatctaatctaataagtgtatgcacaagaaatgtttggagggctaAGTGcagggaccagtttagtttgggattatgtttggcactgactgcttggaccaaagggtctgtttccatgctgtatgactcaatggtTCTGTGATTATAAATGATCAGAGCAGGAATTACTTAGCACAGGGGCATAGCAGGAATTAACAGGACAACATGGGAAAGACTGGAAATGGTTGACTGGAGTTTCTGTAAATTCTCCTAACATAATATCTGCTACTTTCACTTTCtatttttgaacatttttttcCTAATTAACTGACCCTGTAACAAAACTCTGTTGGATATTTACAGGGAGGTTGAGCTGGGTCTCTGATCTATGGACAGAATATAAAGTTCACATACTAAAACACGATTTTTTTTGTAGATAACCTGTTAAAGTCTATGTCAAAAGGGTCTGGTATAATTCAGGGAGATTTGTCTCCTTCTGCGGCATTCTGGTACTCTGTGATCACTGTTTAACTGCTGTCTTGTAGTCAGTCCCTTTCAGTGTCAGATCCATTTGATATCATGTTGTGCTATTCTGAAATACAATTTTACATCATGTTCTCTGAAAGCTGCTATACAGAAAGTACCAGGAGAGGGAGCTGCAAGAAAAAAAATTGGAGTAATAATTCATATGGCAACCATCTTGTTTGCCTCTGCAATATCAAATCCTGGTCTGCCTCTGCCAGTATCAAGTTCCGAGAAGCTATGTTAGCCAAGAACCTCACACTCATTGCTAACAGGATCACTctgtataaacactgaaatgcaaATAGAGATGAGCTCAACCAAGACTGCCAAACTGTGGTGGTCAGATAATCATGATGAAAAGCTTTCTCCATGCTCCCCCCAGAACTAGACAGAAAAACCCACAGTCaataaatgaaaaacaattcagtAAATTTCTCCCAAATCCTTTCAGGAAATCAAAGGCATCCCAGGAGATTAACTGGAAGAAGAATTCTCTGTAAAAACCAAATACTGTCCATTTGGTAGCGTCCATACGAAACTGTTTATATCACAAAATCTCTCCCACAGTCAAAACCTTGTCCAGCTCCTTGTACATCACCCAGACGTGCATGCCAGGGGCTCAATATTCTCTAGAAAATGAAGACCGGCCCTGTCTTCAGTTTATTTTTACTCTCACACAATTTAAAATGAcatctgcagtgagtaactcacttcctgactccgcAAAGCCTGTCCAtgatctacaaggtacaagtcaggagtgtaatggaatattcctTACTtatctggatggatgcagctccagcaataaccaagaaacttgacaccatccaggacaaagcagcctgcttaattggcaccatatccccagtcatcctgatgcacagtagcagcactgtgtactatctacaagatgcactgcagaaattcaccaagactcctgaGGTCACACCTTCAATACTTACAACTGCTTTCATCtagaagaaggagaaagtgagttctgcagtTCAGAGTtggaatgtggcgctggaaaatcacactaggtcagtcagcatccaaggagcaggaaagttgatgtttcgagcacaagcccttcaccaggaattatgcctgaaacatcgactctcctgctccttagatactgcctgatctactgtgctgtTTCAGCTGCACACTTTTCAACCTTTCATCTCAAAGAACAAtggcagcagaaacatgggaagaCAATCATCTACAAGTTGACTTCCTGGCCAcccaacatcctgatttggaaatgaaaGGCTGTTCCTtcagggtcaaaattctggaacctCCTCTCAAAtaccattgtgggtcaacctacagcatgtggactgcagcaattcaagaaggcagctcaccaccgccttcataagggtaattaaggatgggcaataactggTGGCCAGTCAGGGACTGTGAGGTTATACTGCTGTCACTTTGTGTTTACACATAAAATGTTCCAGTTTCACACGGATACAATCATCTGGATGTTTGTTCAGTCGAGTTGAAGATCTGTTGCGGGATTGCTTAGCATGTAAAATTATTGTAAAGGTTCAGCAAATATCACCTCGCGAAAACTCAACTGCCTTCCTTTATATTGCATGCTGCAGGTTAGATTGACAGTGGTTGCTAGTTACATGTGCTCCCAGTTACTTCTTCATTCGCATGTTTCCATTTAAACTGGTATCACTACAATGCAACCTTATTGCTTTAAGGATGTCAAAAGGCCAATTGCTGCTTTAAAGTCATAGGTCAAGGACCTGCAGTCCAGCAACTCTGAGGCTTGGAATCATTCTTGCCGCTCTATTGCCAGTGACGATGAAGTGTGACAAGGCCTCGGGACGGGCTGGGAGCTTCCCTGATGATTATCAAATGATCGGGATAAAGGAAATTAGGATTTTGTTTTGTGCGAGTTGTCATGATTTGAAATGTGGTGCCTGAAAGGGCAGTGAAAACAGATTTGAAAGGGAATTAGATAAAAAGACTAGCAGAGGGAAAAATACACAACAACGAGGAAAGGACAGAGCAGTGTGAGTAATGAGATACCAACTGACTAGTACAGTCataatgggctgactggcctctgTGCTGCATTCTTTATGGAATCCTTTATTGCTTCAATAACTTCACTATGGAGGAGAAGTATATTTTGTGTTGGACTTGTGAACATGAATGACTCTAAATTAATGTAATTTTGAAGCCACTTGTCATTGTGTGACCTCTTTGCAGAGGTCAATCTTTTTACATTTAAGTGCACCCCTTTACTGTCAATGAAAATATACACTTGCGATCATAAATACTGTTTAGCAAATAAAACCCTGATTCGAATAAAGATCGTCTTGTTTACCTCTCTTTCATACTTTATGCTGACTTTCATTTGCTGCTGATGAATTGTCACTGAAAGGTCAAAGATCAATCTGTTCCTCTATTTGTCCAGTCAGCTTGTATCAGATGCCTCTAGCTGCTCCTGACCCTGTTATCACCTCCAACCTCTT of the Hemiscyllium ocellatum isolate sHemOce1 chromosome 33, sHemOce1.pat.X.cur, whole genome shotgun sequence genome contains:
- the LOC132831515 gene encoding ATP-sensitive inward rectifier potassium channel 12-like, with the protein product MGSVRANQYNMVSSDKDGDKLSISSAANEQDNGKIQTHRKCRNRFVKKNGQCNIYFSNMSGKSERYMADIFTTCVDTRWRYMLMIFSTAFLISWLAFGFAFWFIAMMHGDLDKSKHEENFRPCIMQVNGFVAAFLFSIETQTTIGYGFRCVTEECPAAVFMVVFQSIIGCIIDSFMIGTIMAKMARPKKRAQTLLFSHNAVISIRDGKLCLMWRVGNLRKSHIVEAHVRAQLIKPHVTTEGEYLPLEQKDLNVGYDVGFDRIFLVSPIIIVHEIDEESPLYGISKQDLETEDFEIVVILEGMVEATAMTTQARSSYLANEILWSHRFEPVLFEEKNHYKVDYSRFHKTYEVPTTPRCSAKDLVNNSFSMVPGNNSFCYENELALLSREEEDEEQANRILDVDNQFEFDRLQSTIPLDSLAYQRESEI